The proteins below come from a single Caenibius sp. WL genomic window:
- a CDS encoding ABC transporter transmembrane domain-containing protein: MVWQAALAYPGKLALAGVALCITAAATLAIPSGFRLIIDRGFGAGGDPADIWRWFQYLLIIVAVLAIGTACRFYFVSWLGERVVADIRLKVQANLLRLAPAFFEENSPSEIASRMTADTTLIEQVVGTTVSVALRNLIIAIGGTAYLFVLLPQLAAGLLILIPLVVVPLRLFGSRLRSVARTSQDRVADIGAIVSELLGAMKIVQAFNQEARESERFAGAVERTFATARRRILIRAVMTAIIIFMVFGAITLLMWRGAVGVAEGTITGGTIAAFVITGGLVAGAFGALTEVWGDLLRGAGAASRLSELLHMKPDIAPPARPQDLPVPPRGSLAFQNVTFRYPTRLETAALKDFSLVIEPGETVAIVGPSGAGKSTLFQLAERFYDPQGGTVRLDGVPLTSADPAEIRRRIAYVPQEGVLFAASARDNLRYGNWDASDDAIWDAAHAANAESFLRALPQGLDTFLGEGGARLSGGQRQRIAIARALLRDAPVLLLDEATSALDAESERLVQQALDRLMRDRTTLVIAHRLATVRAADRIVVMEGGQIVEQGRHGELIAANGLYARLANLQFQGIPA, encoded by the coding sequence ATGGTGTGGCAGGCGGCGCTGGCCTATCCGGGGAAACTGGCGCTGGCGGGCGTGGCCTTGTGCATCACCGCCGCCGCGACGCTGGCCATTCCTTCCGGCTTTCGCCTGATCATTGACCGGGGCTTCGGTGCCGGGGGCGATCCGGCGGATATCTGGCGCTGGTTCCAGTACCTGCTGATCATCGTGGCGGTCCTGGCCATCGGCACGGCCTGCCGGTTCTATTTCGTATCGTGGCTGGGCGAACGGGTGGTGGCCGATATCCGGCTCAAGGTGCAGGCCAATCTGCTCCGCCTTGCCCCCGCCTTCTTCGAGGAAAACAGCCCCAGCGAAATCGCCTCGCGGATGACGGCGGACACCACGCTGATCGAACAGGTGGTGGGCACCACCGTTTCGGTGGCGTTGCGCAATCTGATCATCGCCATCGGGGGCACGGCCTATCTGTTCGTGCTTCTGCCGCAACTGGCCGCCGGGCTGCTGATTCTGATCCCGCTGGTGGTGGTGCCGCTGCGCCTGTTCGGCAGCCGATTGCGATCCGTCGCCCGCACCAGCCAGGACCGGGTGGCCGATATCGGCGCGATCGTGTCGGAATTGCTGGGGGCGATGAAGATCGTCCAGGCCTTCAACCAGGAAGCGCGCGAGAGCGAACGGTTCGCGGGTGCGGTGGAGCGAACTTTCGCCACCGCCCGGCGGCGCATCCTGATTCGTGCGGTGATGACCGCGATCATCATTTTCATGGTCTTCGGGGCAATCACCCTGCTGATGTGGCGCGGCGCCGTGGGGGTTGCCGAAGGAACGATCACCGGCGGCACGATTGCCGCGTTCGTGATTACCGGCGGCCTCGTGGCGGGCGCGTTTGGCGCGCTGACCGAAGTGTGGGGCGATCTGCTGCGCGGGGCAGGGGCGGCCAGCCGGTTGAGCGAACTGCTGCACATGAAGCCCGATATCGCGCCGCCCGCCCGGCCGCAGGATCTGCCGGTGCCGCCGCGCGGCAGCCTGGCGTTCCAGAATGTCACGTTCCGCTATCCCACGCGGCTGGAAACCGCCGCGCTCAAGGATTTCTCGCTGGTGATCGAACCGGGGGAAACGGTGGCCATCGTCGGCCCATCGGGCGCGGGCAAATCCACGCTGTTCCAGCTTGCCGAACGGTTCTACGATCCGCAGGGTGGCACGGTGCGGCTGGACGGGGTGCCCCTGACCAGCGCCGATCCGGCCGAAATCCGCCGCCGCATCGCCTATGTTCCGCAGGAAGGGGTGCTGTTCGCCGCCAGCGCACGCGACAATCTGCGCTACGGAAACTGGGATGCGAGCGACGATGCGATCTGGGACGCGGCGCACGCGGCCAATGCCGAAAGCTTCCTCAGGGCTCTGCCGCAAGGGCTCGACACATTCCTTGGTGAAGGTGGCGCGCGCCTTTCGGGCGGCCAGCGCCAGCGTATCGCCATTGCCCGCGCGCTGCTGCGCGATGCCCCGGTGCTGCTGCTGGACGAGGCGACCAGCGCGCTCGACGCGGAAAGCGAGCGGCTGGTGCAGCAGGCGCTCGACCGCCTGATGCGCGATCGCACCACGCTGGTCATCGCGCACCGCCTGGCCACCGTGCGCGCCGCCGACCGGATCGTGGTGATGGAAGGCGGCCAGATCGTCGAGCAAGGGCGTCACGGCGAACTGATCGCCGCAAATGGGCTTTACGCGCGGCTGGCCAATCTGCAGTTTCAGGGAATACCGGCGTGA